A single window of Manduca sexta isolate Smith_Timp_Sample1 chromosome 15, JHU_Msex_v1.0, whole genome shotgun sequence DNA harbors:
- the LOC115450458 gene encoding pre-mRNA-splicing factor ATP-dependent RNA helicase PRP16, with protein MAQGIRKGGSALQIHLQPDEGDILIFMPGQEDIEVTCEVLTERLTDLDSAPPLTVLPIYSQLPADLQAKIFQRAPPGQRKCIVATNIAETSLTVDGIMYVIDCGYCKLKVYNPRIGMDALQIYPVSQANARQRAGRAGRTGPGKAFCLYTQRQYQHELLAATVPEIQRTNLANTVLLLKSLGVEDLLAFHFMDPPPQDTILNSMYQLWILGALDGTGALTPLGRQMAEFPLDPPQCHMLIVSADMGCSAEVLIIVSMLSVPSVFYRPQGREEEADSVKEKFQVPESDHLTLLHLYNQWKSNNYSSQWCTEHFVHAKAMRKVREVRQQLKDILQQQRLPLVSCGTDWDTVRKCICSAYFQQAARLKGIGEYVNCRTGMPCHLHPTSALFGLGSSPDYVVYHELMMTTKEYMHCVTAVDGRWLAELGPMFFSVKETGKSNRDKRKEAAVHLQRMEEEMKQAEQKMAEDRKKRDEDVPVKQEIATPGLNTPRRTPHRLGL; from the exons ATGGCTCAAGGGATCCGCAAGGGTGGTTCG gCGCTTCAAATCCACCTGCAACCTGATGAAGGCGACATCCTCATATTCATGCCAGGCCAAGAGGACATCGAAGTGACGTGCGAG GTGCTAACGGAAAGACTGACAGACCTGGACAGCGCGCCTCCCCTGACGGTGCTGCCCATCTACTCCCAGCTTCCAGCCGACCTGCAAGCCAAGATATTCCAGAGAGCGCCGCCGGGACAGAGGAAGTGCATCGTCGCTACCAACATTGCAG AAACTTCGTTGACTGTGGATGGCATAATGTACGTCATAGACTGCGGTTACTGCAAGCTGAAGGTTTACAATCCCAGGATCGGTATGGACGCGCTgcag ATCTACCCGGTGAGCCAGGCCAACGCGCGGCAGCGAGCCGGGCGCGCGGGCCGCACCGGGCCCGGCAAGGCCTTCTGCCTCTACACGCAGCGCCAGTACCAGCACGAGCTGCTGGCCGCCACCGTGCCCGAGATCCAGCGCACCAACCTCGCCAACACCGTGCTGCTGCTCAAGTCGCTCGGCGTCGAGGACCTGCTCGCCTTCCACTTCATGGACCCGCCGCCGCAG GACACAATCCTGAACTCGATGTACCAGCTGTGGATCCTGGGCGCCCTGGACGGGACGGGCGCGCTGACGCCCCTGGGTCGGCAGATGGCGGAGTTCCCCCTGGACCCGCCGCAGTGTCATATGCTCATCGTCTCCGCCGACATGGGATGCAGCGCCGAAGTGCTTATTATTG TGTCAATGTTGTCGGTGCCGTCAGTGTTCTACCGGCCGCAGGGGCGCGAAGAGGAAGCCGACTCCGTCAAGGAGAAGTTCCAAGTTCCAGAATCTGATCACCTCACGTTACTACACTTGTACAACCAGTGGAAATCTAACAA TTACTCGAGTCAGTGGTGTACGGAGCACTTCGTGCACGCGAAGGCGATGCGCAAGGTGCGGGAGGTCCGCCAGCAGCTGAAGGACATCCTGCAGCAGCAGCGCCTGCCGCTGGTGTCCTGCGGCACCGACTGGGACACCGTGCGCAAGTGCATCTGCTCCG CATACTTCCAACAAGCAGCTCGTCTGAAAGGCATAGGCGAGTACGTAAACTGCCGCACGGGCATGCCCTGCCATCTCCATCCCACCTCGGCTCTGTTCGGACTGGGGTCCTCGCCGGACTACGTGGTGTACCACGAGCTGATGATGACCACGAAGGAGTACATGCACTGCGTCACCGCTGTCGACGGACGCTGGTTGGCCGAGTTGGGACCGATGTTCTTCTCCGTTAAGGAGACTGGGAA ATCAAACCGCGACAAGCGTAAAGAAGCGGCGGTACACCTCCAGCGAATGGAAGAAGAGATGAAGCAAGCAGAGCAGAAGATGGCAGAAGACAGGAAGAAGAGAGACGAAGACGTACCGGTCAAACAGGAGATCGCGACTCCCGGACTCAACACGCCGAGGCGGACTCCACACAGACTCGGCTTGTAG
- the LOC119189429 gene encoding pre-mRNA-splicing factor ATP-dependent RNA helicase PRP16-like has product MYINKHLKHHPSESLFLCKSYTGIPTKTRGGLLRTVRDGPRHELLAATVPEIQRTNLANTVLLLKSLGVEDLLAFHFMDPPPQDTILNSMYQLWILGALDGTGALTPLGRQMAEFPLDPPQCHMLIVSADMGCSAEVLIIVSMLSVPSVFYRPQGREEEADSVKEKFQVPESDHLTLLHLYNQWKSNNYSSQWCTEHFVHAKAMRKVREVRQQLKDILQQQRLPLVSCGTDWDTVRKCICSAYFQQAARLKGIGEYVNCRTGMPCHLHPTSALFGLGSSPDYVVYHELMMTTKEYMHCVTAVDGRWLAELGPMFFSVKETGKSNRDKRKEAAVHLQRMEEEMKQAEQKMAEDRKKRDEDVPVKQEIATPGLNTPRRTPHRLGL; this is encoded by the exons atgtatattaataaacacttaaagcatcatccgagcgagtcTCTATTCCTGTGTAAatcctacaccggcataccgaccaaaacccgcggtggccttctacGGACCGTACGAGACGGGCccagg CACGAGCTGCTGGCCGCCACCGTGCCCGAGATCCAGCGCACCAACCTCGCCAACACCGTGCTGCTGCTCAAGTCGCTCGGCGTCGAGGACCTGCTCGCCTTCCACTTCATGGACCCGCCGCCGCAG GACACAATCCTGAACTCGATGTACCAGCTGTGGATCCTGGGCGCCCTGGACGGGACGGGCGCGTTGACGCCCCTGGGTCGGCAGATGGCGGAGTTCCCCCTGGACCCGCCGCAGTGTCATATGCTCATCGTCTCCGCCGACATGGGATGCAGCGCCGAAGTGCTTATTATTG TGTCAATGTTGTCGGTGCCGTCAGTGTTCTACCGGCCGCAGGGGCGCGAAGAGGAAGCCGACTCCGTCAAGGAGAAGTTCCAAGTTCCAGAATCTGATCACCTCACGTTACTACACTTGTACAACCAGTGGAAATCTAACAA TTACTCGAGCCAGTGGTGTACGGAGCACTTCGTGCACGCGAAGGCGATGCGCAAGGTGCGGGAGGTCCGCCAGCAGCTCAAGGACATCCTGCAGCAGCAGCGCCTGCCGCTGGTGTCCTGCGGCACCGACTGGGACACCGTGCGCAAGTGCATCTGCTCCG CATACTTCCAACAAGCAGCTCGTCTGAAAGGCATAGGCGAGTACGTAAACTGCCGCACGGGCATGCCCTGCCATCTCCATCCCACCTCGGCTCTGTTCGGACTGGGGTCCTCGCCGGACTACGTGGTGTACCACGAGCTGATGATGACCACGAAGGAGTACATGCACTGCGTCACCGCTGTCGACGGACGCTGGTTGGCCGAGTTGGGACCGATGTTCTTCTCCGTTAAGGAGACTGGGAA ATCAAACCGCGACAAGCGTAAAGAAGCGGCGGTACACCTCCAGCGAATGGAAGAAGAGATGAAGCAAGCAGAGCAGAAGATGGCAGAAGACAGGAAGAAGAGAGACGAAGACGTACCGGTCAAACAGGAGATCGCGACTCCCGGACTCAACACGCCGAGGCGGACTCCACACAGACTCGGCTTGTAG